DNA sequence from the Anas platyrhynchos isolate ZD024472 breed Pekin duck chromosome W, IASCAAS_PekinDuck_T2T, whole genome shotgun sequence genome:
caacctagaaattctgtgattctgtgattctgtgaaatgacttccttacgttcagttcctagttctcatTGTCCTCctgaaatttcaaatcccaagTAGGTCACACATTGTTGAACCAGATGAGCTTTCTGTTGAGAGACTCGATAtccatttaaacccagaaaattaaggagacttatagtccattgaatacaactctctttagtctcggtagctattaagagatcatctacgtATTGTAACAATGCCCCTTCAATGTCCAGAGGTATCCAAGTCTCGAGTTcctttgctaattggtttccaaaaatggtggggctattcttgaatccttgaggtagcACTGTCCACATAAGCTGCATCTTTCTGCCTGAGTCggggttttcccattcaaaggcaaataggttttggctttcagtgGCTAAGGataggcagaagaaggcgtcttttaaatccagtacggtaaaccagacttgactattccttaatttagtcagcaaagtataagggtttgccactactggatgtatatcctcggTGATCCTATTTATGGCCCTCAGATCCTGAACTAGCCTatatctttttccatctgcctttttaattggcaatatgggtgtattgtattctgattcgcattcaatcaataatccatactgtataaatctatcaattatctctttaattcctttcctatcttctatcctcaaaggatagaATTGCTCAACCTTAATGGGTTTTTGCTTAACCTTaatgggtttctctcctggctttaatttaataattattaaggtcacatttttagctcttccagggacttcggtggcccaaactcctggatataCTTAATTTATGATCTCTAAGGGTATTTCAtttttagggtcagtttgtattagtgccagGCTCAatacatttattagttgttcttctcctatccttaattccattttccctttttcaaagacaatttctgctcctaattgctctaataaatctctacctaagagtgccCATGGGGAGTTAggcatatataaaaatctgtgtatgccccattgtttccctaacttgtacttcaaaggttcacaaaaataagcctttttggTTGCACCTTTTACCCTAACATAATCATTCTgtaaaggcattaatgcttgatttagaactgaatacgttgccccatatcaataagaaatttcacttccgTTCCTCCCCTAACTTCATTATAACCAGTGGAGGatccgctagggtagattccccaggtgcccgttattcctgttgaaatcagggccCGATGATTACCCTAGGaaaaggctagtcaatttgtcctccgaagccaggtccaaaccgtttttttgttttgttttgtttttccattacatttcagagttggtccaaaaattccataggggtttcttttggaccttgttggaagcatattctcggTCAGGGAAATGcaattgtccacagttccctgagcgatCCCATCGGCaatctgagctcgcacatgaactcaggttgttttaagagttaactgcttttctgtttccatgacaactctctgggacccatcatgatcccttTGCCCCAGAGGGCTAACACCCAAGATTTTCTGCCCCAGCTGAGGCAGAActgttaacattcctacatcctctttccctgctcattcaacttcaaacacctttaacactttcaacaacccttttaacacttcctttatctttctccagcctgtacttttctaatgccaacatcaaaggcgCAGtgaggggccaacttaattccgtaccttttccctccaagatgctgaaacaacatcagtatacaacattccatcctattttccttctcaaaaacaacattgactgtagCAAAGTATTTGTCGAGTTAAGgagtgtagctgattaaccgttacgggcccggtcggattcagggtactgaaccagtcagacattcaccaaaaacgcattaaccgtctgggggtctgattggattcagaacactgaactatcacggataaccaccctagttgcacttaatgagagctatcacaatgcaatcaagtatggtttattacagcaacagataatcaggttcttttggattgccagcgatagtgactgtctgcaaaagcaagctagtatgcatgaaatacacaggtgttacaggtgttacaggtgcacggcctagaaataaacgcgttaaaaagatcaaagactctatagagatttataagcaagtattcagatctcacccaaaggcgtcccaatgggggggaagagaggctcagcccgtcgactgatcctaggagtcaggaggtcctaaggatgttgtatttcctcaggatggtatctcccctgacggtggtatcttccctaacatcccctctctcttaggccaatttatattattttctatcttttaggtggagcttgagtggctctagtcaagcatatcttagttatgattggtgaaaagttttcccgtctccgtttaaagtaataggctcctagaaattcagagcgcatgctcagtgaggggtggtcgcaccttggaggcgggtaccttttgggatggaggtgtgttttggtattataatgatattataatgagcaaaaagtacactagggtacaacatttgtcaaaacatgacaggtctttggctcagggtggcagaaagtgcagctttgtgcacaagaacaatcgagtccccacctgattacagagcctagccgtggtgtctccactccactctatgctccgtgctgttccttagggctagcacaccaagtttccccagcgcgatagcatctaaggttggaagtctagggaacgctcaggtaatgcagctacgccctaccctgaaagcctcttcaatgctgtaccttttccttaaaaatgtgaatgttagttttattttcctagttacttcaggcatttacaccacataatccaccccgtgactacagtcactcaagcttcacgACAGTTGGAATATGTCGGGGATATCACATACATTCTTGGAATGAGGTTTATCGAGTGTATGTACATTGTGTAGGGATTCTAAACgtttcatcataaaccagagtttaacatacaaactaattgtcagtatGAAACATAATACAGTGAGTATTaacagaacaataacagggtgaagcatcttgttgaagattcccttggcagctggcgACCATCCAAACAAAGCGTCCCACCaacggtgtctctcatctctctttaccctttccatcactcgatgtatttcttgtgcatcatgatggacagtaatcagagtcttttgtccaCTTTCTCGGACttgtgtcatcagctgcttcaggtcctcacgtaccagcaatttcttcaccaaggtgaggttcattccaataggagtaggcagcagttcatgaagcagaatataattagatgcaataagttgataagaagtgacaggagctgagtatttaaaatcacatcctagaattttggtaaaattgcaaacacaaacattagagtgaTTACTGGTATCTACCACTGTATTATCTACgactatagaatcacaatgagttctcatgcaaacacaacctttcccaatatatacaagtacagtttcaagggcttcattaggatgtatctcaaagtggcaaatattttgatcagtgtcaagacaaatgtcttgagattccagcgtgttactttcacagatgaaacctttttgttcacgcacaatacatgcatttacatcaattgtttgccactttcctcccttttgatgggcccatactttatgctctttaggataaagtatagttccattatgattgagtcctaatgcaatgattggatatacattgtatatGGTGGCGTTACTTACagtaagtataaaggcaacaattttatcattttctgcataatgggtaaagttgactaattgccaccaagcttgaaactccttttcaaattctgaagcattatcccaaatcaatttttgaatttcagtgggcaaagttcctccttctccctctctaataatagctgctgctacagattgtatccATAACTGCGCTTGGATgcagctcaaggcaagggaggtattgccttgggcttttccaagggcatttacaattaattgatgatcattttcctcaatttgttcCCAATGGGGCAAAACATCTgatagaagccattgatttgctcctaaggccaataaggatgattttattggTCGTTCCAgtttccttaggtcatctgtagtagcTGTTATTCTActcattaggacctcagcatcaatgctatttaatatacctaatcctGTTCCCAATAACCCAGTTGTATTCCGTGGCATGCGCCAAGATTGTTTCAGAGAACGTTCATGTAACCATGCTAACCAGACAGTGTAGGCAGTTCTCAAAAAGGTGGTACATTTTGAGTTAATTGCAGAGATATTAATGTGCAGCGCTAGCTCTACCctttttagggaccaactagggttaaagagaatttgttgttgtcccatatttttaattatgtaaggacctgtgttgaagatggaaggagttagaccaatggGAGGCTGAGTCGGTTCGTTTTCAAGGATCTGCGGAGGTAGAGGCTTCTTATCCTTTGTAGTCGATGATGTTTCTGTATTAACCATGAattcaaataatatttctgtgcctctgtaaccCCAAAGACAGTACACAATTATAGGTTTgatgaaagtaaaattgtaccagCAATCAAAATTTGGTTCCGTTATTTTGGTACAATCAGTACTATAATTTTGTGGTCTAGTAGAATCAGCGTATACTGTCTTAATTTCAGTCGGCCGATTATAAGTGGATCCATTAGTTATTCGACAACCAATTTGTATTATCTGGCCAGATGTGGCTTGAAGTTCAGCCATTTTTAGAGAATcattccaactccattcatctttcaaaaatattttgtttccctgtgtgttgggtctgtctgagctggagtcaccttttccctgcagcagcccgcacagtgctgtgctctgcactcgtagctggaacagcactgatatcactccagtgttgtgtctattgctgcgtagtgctggcacagcatcaggactcctaagcccccaagagccagcaggctgggggtgggcaagtgatggggaggggacattgccggggcagctgacctaaaccaagcaaagggatattccataacacctgatgtcacactcagcaataaaagggggggctctcgtgggggagggggttgttcctcctgaacaaccgctacgcgtttgaggccctgcttcccaggacgtggccgaacaccgctcgctgatgggaagtagagaataatttttctctctctctgtgcttccgcgcggactgattgtttcttttgtatctgtttttccttcccattccctttccctttaattaaacctttctcatctcaaacctcgagttctctgtgtcgtattttctcccccttccttctgaggagagggggagtgagagagcggttgtggtggagcttagctgcccacctgagtaaaaccaccacagtcctttttggcgcccaacgtggggctcgagggttgagataacaatagcaTTGATTGAAGTATTTACAACTAACATATTGACAGTCATAATGCTCGGTTTTCTGGCAATACTTTTCTGTGTGGATATGTTGTATGTAGCctactctctgttttcttttttcctttacatccgATCGGAGAAAGTGTTgaagtctgtgcttgttttttttatcGTGTTGTGCTGTAACATACTGgccttcatttttgtttggtaTTCAGGCCCGGCATGGTTATCCTCCTGGTCTCCTGGAGATTatcttattgaaaatattaagaattacagCGCCTTCTTTTTTGCCCCTAGCAGTCAATCAGTGAATAATATCGGGTGTGGTGCCTTCtacttttctccctgtgggcTAATTACAGCAGCCTTTGAGTATCTTGGATACCCTTGGTCAGATATTATCCTCCTATTACTAGGTCTTGTGTTTGTCTTCTTCCCCAAggtaaagcaatttattaagaatattatCCAAGGACCTGTCCCCAGACAAAGTTGTGGGTGGCAAGTTGTGTGGGGGGATTTGGACAGGTACCTATCACGGTTTTCTCCTCCAATGGTTCTAaatttcacccctgaacaagtacaaaatccaagaaaactgGTACAATGTTTGAAAGATGTAT
Encoded proteins:
- the LOC140000576 gene encoding uncharacterized protein → MVNTETSSTTKDKKPLPPQILENEPTQPPIGLTPSIFNTGPYIIKNMGQQQILFNPSWSLKRVELALHINISAINSKCTTFLRTAYTVWLAWLHERSLKQSWRMPRNTTGLLGTGLGILNSIDAEVLMSRITATTDDLRKLERPIKSSLLALGANQWLLSDVLPHWEQIEENDHQLIVNALGKAQGNTSLALSCIQAQLWIQSVAAAIIREGEGGTLPTEIQKLIWDNASEFEKEFQAWWQLVNFTHYAENDKIVAFILTVSNATIYNVYPIIALGLNHNGTILYPKEHKVWAHQKGGKWQTIDVNACIVREQKGFICESNTLESQDICLDTDQNICHFEIHPNEALETVLVYIGKGCVCMRTHCDSIVVDNTVVDTSNHSNVCVCNFTKILGCDFKYSAPVTSYQLIASNYILLHELLPTPIGMNLTLVKKLLVREDLKQLMTQVRESGQKTLITVHHDAQEIHRVMERVKRDERHRWWDALFGWSPAAKGIFNKMLHPVIVLLILTVLCFILTISLYVKLWFMMKRLESLHNVHTLDKPHSKNVCDIPDIFQLS